In Antarcticibacterium arcticum, the genomic stretch CATGGCCCTTCCCGGCCCTGCAATTTTGGATGCCAGGATTATTTTATCCCTGTTTCCGGATTTTTGTAACCAGGTACCAATGATCTTTTCTGTATTTCCCTGGGTCTCTTTTCTGGCGGGAACTGGATACATCTCTGCAGTATCAATAAAATTGATGCCTTTTTCAAGAGCCATGTCCAATTGCTGATGCCCCTCTGCCTCAGTGTTTTGTTGCCCCCAGGTCATTGTTCCAAGGCAGAGCTTACTTACCCGAATATCTGTATTGGGAAGAGTGGTATATTTCATTAGATCTATGCTTTTTAGTTCCGCTTAATAAAGCGGTTTAATTATAAAAAAGAAACTCCCGCAGAGGTTTCCGCAGGGAAAATTTCTTGTTGTTTAAATGACTTTGGGATATTTTAAAAATTATTCCATTTCATTCAGTAACTGGTTTATTTCATCCAGTTTAGGAGTGAGAATAACTTCAATGCGGCGGTTCTTTGCTTTGCCTTCAGCGGTCTGATTACTTGCTATAGGTGCATATTCTCCCCTTCCGGCGGCGGTGAGGTTTGATGCATCTATGCCCGAGTTTTCTCTTAAGATCTGGACAATTGAAGTGGCCCTTTTTGTAGAAAGGTCCCAGTTGTCTGTTAACTGGCCTGTTCCGCCGTAAGGCACATTATCTGTATGCCCCTCAATAAGTACAGCGATATCGGGATTTTGGGCGAGCACCTGGCCCAGTTGCTGCACGGCCTTTCTACCTTCTGTATTTACCGCCCAGCTTCCAGAACTAAATAATAATTTATTTTCCATGGATACATAAACTTTCCCGTCGCGTTGTTCAACGGTAAGGCCTTTGCCTTCAAAATTGGTAAGTGCATTGGAAACCGCAGTTTTCAAGGCATTCATCTTGGCATCTTTGGCCGCTATCAATCCTTCAAGTTCGTCTACTCTTTGAGAGCGTGCTGCAAGGTCACGCTGAAGTTTCTCCAATCTGGCCTGTTCTGTTGCCAGCGCCTTTCCTTTTTCTTCCAACTCTGCCAGAAGCTCGCGGTTTTGCCTGGAATTCTCAGCTATTGCACTGGAGCTATTGGCTTCCAATGCATCATAAGATCTGGTAAGGCTTTCCAGATTTTCGCGGGTTGTTTGCAGCTCACTGTTTAACCTGTCCCTTTCGGCTTTAATTTTATCATATTCCTCTCTCAGAGAAGTAAGATCTTTTTCACTTTTGTTGCGGGTTTCCCTTAATTCATTTGATAATTTCTGATTCCGGGTTTCCAGTGAATCATATTCGGCCTGCAGCTCTTTGTGTACTTTGGAGGATACACAGGAAGAAAACATGCTTACCGCTAATAATGCAACAACAATAGATCTAAATGCCATAATGGGTTT encodes the following:
- a CDS encoding OmpA/MotB family protein is translated as MAFRSIVVALLAVSMFSSCVSSKVHKELQAEYDSLETRNQKLSNELRETRNKSEKDLTSLREEYDKIKAERDRLNSELQTTRENLESLTRSYDALEANSSSAIAENSRQNRELLAELEEKGKALATEQARLEKLQRDLAARSQRVDELEGLIAAKDAKMNALKTAVSNALTNFEGKGLTVEQRDGKVYVSMENKLLFSSGSWAVNTEGRKAVQQLGQVLAQNPDIAVLIEGHTDNVPYGGTGQLTDNWDLSTKRATSIVQILRENSGIDASNLTAAGRGEYAPIASNQTAEGKAKNRRIEVILTPKLDEINQLLNEME